Proteins co-encoded in one Malus sylvestris chromosome 7, drMalSylv7.2, whole genome shotgun sequence genomic window:
- the LOC126630629 gene encoding U-box domain-containing protein 35-like isoform X2: protein MDGSEITGEGVNFSPPPSVVGIAISGDKNSKYIVRWALDKFVPEGNVFFKLIHVRPRITGVPTPMGSRIPISQVREDVVAAYRKEMEWQASEKLVPYKKMCASRKMQVDVVLVESDDVANAIAEEVAMSAICNLVLGAPSRGIFKRKQNGLSSKISACTPRFCTVYAVSKGKLSSVRASDAESVESVKYENSDTCSVSSSSSNTSSSQTGTDRGSVSSNSHFRSPSLPMQRFQALTNINQTLLSTKKNSNDTIHSRCQSQDLGSFVTDCQSWTSDQASTSDVVTDYSPESQATFNLELEKLRIELRHAKGMYAMAQSETMDASRKIYNLNKLRLEEAVRLKEINSMEEKAIVSATQEKEKYESAKKEADYMRECVKREVAHRREAEMQAMHDAKEKEKLEHALVGPVQQYQKFSWDEIVTSTSSFSEDLKIGMGAYGTVYKGNFHHTTAAVKVLHSIENRQTKQFQQELEILSKIRHPHLLLLLGACPDHSCLVYEYMENGSLEDRLLQKNGTPPIPWFERFRIAWEVASTLVFLHSTKPKPIIHRDLKPANILLDHNLVSKIGDVGLATMLNSDPSMSSIYSDTGPVGTLSYIDPEYQRTGIISPQSDVYAFGMVILQLLTAKPARAITHLVETAVKDKNLTDVLDPKAGHWPMEETRQLAELGLSCAELRRRDRPDLKEQVVPLLERLKEVADTAKNSAPPVQCLPPNHFICPILKDVMDEPCVAADGYTYDRKAIEKWFEENNNSPMTNLPLPNKDVILNYTLLSAIMEWKTRKQ from the exons ATGGATGGGAGTGAAATTACTGGAGAAGGTGTAAATTTCTCACCTCCTCCCTCAGTTGTTGGCATTGCTATCAGTGGGGACAAAAATAGCAAATACATAGTTAGGTGGGCTCTGGATAAGTTTGTTCCGGAGGGAAATGTTTTCTTCAAGTTGATTCATGTCCGGCCAAGGATCACCGGAGTTCCAACACCAA TGGGAAGTCGGATTCCTATTTCGCAAGTACGAGAGGACGTAGTAGCTGCTTAtagaaaggaaatggagtggcaGGCAAGCGAAAAGCTTGTTCCATACAAGAAAATGTGTGCTTCTAGGAAG ATGCAAGTAGATGTCGTACTAGTTGAATCGGATGACGTTGCAAATGCAATAGCAGAAGAGGTTGCTATGTCTGCTATATGCAATCTCGTCTTAGGTGCCCCATCTCGTGGCATTTTTAAAAG GAAACAAAACGGACTCTCCTCAAAAATCTCAGCCTGCACTCCAAGATTTTGCACCGTGTATGCTGTTTCAAAAGGAAAGTTGTCATCAGTACGCGCATCTGATGCTGAGTCAGTTGAAAGCGTCAAATATGAAAACAGTGACACATGTTCTGTCAGCAGTTCTTCGAGTAACACGTCTAGTTCACAGACAG GCACAGATCGCGGCTCGGTTAGTTCAAACTCTCATTTCCGTTCTCCTTCTTTGCCAATGCAGCGGTTTCAAGCTCTTACAAATATCAACCAGACCCTTCTTAGtacaaagaaaaattcaaatgacACCATCCATTCTAGATGCCAATCTCAGGATCTTGGAAGCTTTGTTACAGATTGCCAGTCATGGACTTCAGATCAAGCGTCCACCTCAGACGTGGTTACAGACTATTCACCGGAGAGCCAG GCGACTTTCAACCTGGAGTTAGAGAAGCTAAGAATTGAACTCAGACATGCCAAAGGAATGTATGCAATGGCTCAAAGTGAGACTATGGATGCTTCTAGGAAG ATATACAATTTAAATAAACTCCGGTTGGAGGAAGCAGTAAGGCTCAAGGAGATAAATTCTATGGAGGAGAAAGCGATAGTATCTGCAACACAAGAAAAGGAGAAGTATGAATCTGCTAAGAAGGAAGCTGATTACATGAGAGAATGTGTCAAAAGAGAAGTTGCACATAGGAGAGAAGCAGAGATGCAAGCCATGCATGATgccaaggagaaagaaaaacttGAACACGCACTTGTAGGTCCTGTGCAACAATACCAGAAGTTTTCATGGGATGAGATTGTTACATCCACCTCATCTTTCTCCGAGGATCTCAAGATTGGAATGGGAGCGTACGGAACTGTCTATAAGGGCAACTTTCATCATACAACTGCAGCAGTGAAAGTCCTTCACTCTATAGAAAATCGCCAAACTAAGCAATTCCAGCAGGAG CTTGAGATCTTGAGCAAAATCCGCCAtccccatttgcttctccttctcGGTGCATGTCCTGATCACAGTTGTCTAGTCTACGAGTACATGGAAAACGGTAGCTTGGAGGACAGGTTGCTGCAGAAAAACGGTACACCACCTATTCCTTGGTTTGAGAGGTTCCGAATTGCTTGGGAGGTCGCCTCAACTCTCGTCTTTCTTCACAGCACAAAGCCAAAACCAATCATCCATCGTGATCTGAAACCGGCAAATATCTTGCTTGATCATAACCTTGTGAGCAAGATTGGCGACGTTGGCCTTGCCACAATGCTTAATTCAGATCCTTCTATGTCCAGTATATACAGCGATACAGGGCCTGTTGGCACTCTCTCTTACATAGACCCCGAGTATCAAAGGACAGGAATAATCTCTCCACAATCGGATGTTTATGCTTTCGGAATGGTGATCTTGCAGTTGCTTACTGCAAAACCAGCAAGAGCTATAACACATCTGGTAGAAACAGCTGTTAAGGATAAAAATTTGACGGATGTTTTGGACCCTAAAGCAGGTCATTGGCCAATGGAAGAGACAAGGCAGTTGGCTGAATTGGGATTGAGCTGTGCAGAGCTTCGACGCAGAGACAGACCTGACTTGAAAGAACAAGTAGTTCCTCTACTTGAGAGATTGAAAGAGGTTGCTGATACAGCAAAAAATTCAGCTCCTCCTGTTCAATGCCTACCTCCTAACCACTTCATCTGTCCAATTCTTAAG GATGTGATGGATGAGCCATGTGTGGCCGCAGATGGTTACACTTATGACCGCAAAGCGATCGAGAAATGGTTCGAAGAGAACAATAACTCGCCGATGACAAATCTGCCATTGCCAAACAAGGATGTTATACTAAACTATACTCTTCTTTCTGCAATTATGGAGTGGAAGACCAGAAAACAATAG
- the LOC126630629 gene encoding U-box domain-containing protein 35-like isoform X1 yields MDGSEITGEGVNFSPPPSVVGIAISGDKNSKYIVRWALDKFVPEGNVFFKLIHVRPRITGVPTPMGSRIPISQVREDVVAAYRKEMEWQASEKLVPYKKMCASRKMQVDVVLVESDDVANAIAEEVAMSAICNLVLGAPSRGIFKRKQNGLSSKISACTPRFCTVYAVSKGKLSSVRASDAESVESVKYENSDTCSVSSSSSNTSSSQTGTDRGSVSSNSHFRSPSLPMQRFQALTNINQTLLSTKKNSNDTIHSRCQSQDLGSFVTDCQSWTSDQASTSDVVTDYSPESQTSQATFNLELEKLRIELRHAKGMYAMAQSETMDASRKIYNLNKLRLEEAVRLKEINSMEEKAIVSATQEKEKYESAKKEADYMRECVKREVAHRREAEMQAMHDAKEKEKLEHALVGPVQQYQKFSWDEIVTSTSSFSEDLKIGMGAYGTVYKGNFHHTTAAVKVLHSIENRQTKQFQQELEILSKIRHPHLLLLLGACPDHSCLVYEYMENGSLEDRLLQKNGTPPIPWFERFRIAWEVASTLVFLHSTKPKPIIHRDLKPANILLDHNLVSKIGDVGLATMLNSDPSMSSIYSDTGPVGTLSYIDPEYQRTGIISPQSDVYAFGMVILQLLTAKPARAITHLVETAVKDKNLTDVLDPKAGHWPMEETRQLAELGLSCAELRRRDRPDLKEQVVPLLERLKEVADTAKNSAPPVQCLPPNHFICPILKDVMDEPCVAADGYTYDRKAIEKWFEENNNSPMTNLPLPNKDVILNYTLLSAIMEWKTRKQ; encoded by the exons ATGGATGGGAGTGAAATTACTGGAGAAGGTGTAAATTTCTCACCTCCTCCCTCAGTTGTTGGCATTGCTATCAGTGGGGACAAAAATAGCAAATACATAGTTAGGTGGGCTCTGGATAAGTTTGTTCCGGAGGGAAATGTTTTCTTCAAGTTGATTCATGTCCGGCCAAGGATCACCGGAGTTCCAACACCAA TGGGAAGTCGGATTCCTATTTCGCAAGTACGAGAGGACGTAGTAGCTGCTTAtagaaaggaaatggagtggcaGGCAAGCGAAAAGCTTGTTCCATACAAGAAAATGTGTGCTTCTAGGAAG ATGCAAGTAGATGTCGTACTAGTTGAATCGGATGACGTTGCAAATGCAATAGCAGAAGAGGTTGCTATGTCTGCTATATGCAATCTCGTCTTAGGTGCCCCATCTCGTGGCATTTTTAAAAG GAAACAAAACGGACTCTCCTCAAAAATCTCAGCCTGCACTCCAAGATTTTGCACCGTGTATGCTGTTTCAAAAGGAAAGTTGTCATCAGTACGCGCATCTGATGCTGAGTCAGTTGAAAGCGTCAAATATGAAAACAGTGACACATGTTCTGTCAGCAGTTCTTCGAGTAACACGTCTAGTTCACAGACAG GCACAGATCGCGGCTCGGTTAGTTCAAACTCTCATTTCCGTTCTCCTTCTTTGCCAATGCAGCGGTTTCAAGCTCTTACAAATATCAACCAGACCCTTCTTAGtacaaagaaaaattcaaatgacACCATCCATTCTAGATGCCAATCTCAGGATCTTGGAAGCTTTGTTACAGATTGCCAGTCATGGACTTCAGATCAAGCGTCCACCTCAGACGTGGTTACAGACTATTCACCGGAGAGCCAG ACATCGCAGGCGACTTTCAACCTGGAGTTAGAGAAGCTAAGAATTGAACTCAGACATGCCAAAGGAATGTATGCAATGGCTCAAAGTGAGACTATGGATGCTTCTAGGAAG ATATACAATTTAAATAAACTCCGGTTGGAGGAAGCAGTAAGGCTCAAGGAGATAAATTCTATGGAGGAGAAAGCGATAGTATCTGCAACACAAGAAAAGGAGAAGTATGAATCTGCTAAGAAGGAAGCTGATTACATGAGAGAATGTGTCAAAAGAGAAGTTGCACATAGGAGAGAAGCAGAGATGCAAGCCATGCATGATgccaaggagaaagaaaaacttGAACACGCACTTGTAGGTCCTGTGCAACAATACCAGAAGTTTTCATGGGATGAGATTGTTACATCCACCTCATCTTTCTCCGAGGATCTCAAGATTGGAATGGGAGCGTACGGAACTGTCTATAAGGGCAACTTTCATCATACAACTGCAGCAGTGAAAGTCCTTCACTCTATAGAAAATCGCCAAACTAAGCAATTCCAGCAGGAG CTTGAGATCTTGAGCAAAATCCGCCAtccccatttgcttctccttctcGGTGCATGTCCTGATCACAGTTGTCTAGTCTACGAGTACATGGAAAACGGTAGCTTGGAGGACAGGTTGCTGCAGAAAAACGGTACACCACCTATTCCTTGGTTTGAGAGGTTCCGAATTGCTTGGGAGGTCGCCTCAACTCTCGTCTTTCTTCACAGCACAAAGCCAAAACCAATCATCCATCGTGATCTGAAACCGGCAAATATCTTGCTTGATCATAACCTTGTGAGCAAGATTGGCGACGTTGGCCTTGCCACAATGCTTAATTCAGATCCTTCTATGTCCAGTATATACAGCGATACAGGGCCTGTTGGCACTCTCTCTTACATAGACCCCGAGTATCAAAGGACAGGAATAATCTCTCCACAATCGGATGTTTATGCTTTCGGAATGGTGATCTTGCAGTTGCTTACTGCAAAACCAGCAAGAGCTATAACACATCTGGTAGAAACAGCTGTTAAGGATAAAAATTTGACGGATGTTTTGGACCCTAAAGCAGGTCATTGGCCAATGGAAGAGACAAGGCAGTTGGCTGAATTGGGATTGAGCTGTGCAGAGCTTCGACGCAGAGACAGACCTGACTTGAAAGAACAAGTAGTTCCTCTACTTGAGAGATTGAAAGAGGTTGCTGATACAGCAAAAAATTCAGCTCCTCCTGTTCAATGCCTACCTCCTAACCACTTCATCTGTCCAATTCTTAAG GATGTGATGGATGAGCCATGTGTGGCCGCAGATGGTTACACTTATGACCGCAAAGCGATCGAGAAATGGTTCGAAGAGAACAATAACTCGCCGATGACAAATCTGCCATTGCCAAACAAGGATGTTATACTAAACTATACTCTTCTTTCTGCAATTATGGAGTGGAAGACCAGAAAACAATAG
- the LOC126630658 gene encoding probable isoaspartyl peptidase/L-asparaginase 3, protein MGYQVIGQEASDSGQYPVVVSTWPFVEAVRSAWRAVDNGLSAVDAVVEGCSACEELRCDGTAGFLSPSPQPTSPSSIHCLNHHLNIDHETFQVLDQTVPSTLEKVI, encoded by the exons ATGGGTTATCAGGTCATAGGCCAAGAAGCTTCGGATTCAGGGCAGTACCCTGTGGTGGTGAGCACATGGCCCTTCGTAGAGGCTGTCAGATCAGCATGGAGGGCTGTGGATAATGGGTTATCCGCCGTGGATGCCGTCGTTGAGGGTTGCTCGGCTTGCGAGGAGCTCAGATGTGATGGTACAG CAGGCTTCCTCTCGCCGTCTCCACAACCCACTTCGCCCAGCTCGATTCACTGTCTCAACCACCACCTCAACATCGACCACGAGACCTTCCAG GTGTTAGATCAAACTGTACCTTCAACCCTCGAGAAGGTGATCTAG
- the LOC126630649 gene encoding derlin-1.1-like: MSTPGEYYRSLPPVSKTYGVGCFMFAAALYFQLYNPWNIALDYGLVIKRFQVWRLVTNFFFLGPFSFPFACDLIMIARYGVALERGPFDKRTADFLWMLMFGALSLLAMAAVPYLWSPFMGTSVVFMIVYVWSREFPNSRVNIAGVVSFKGFYLPYVLLTLDLMFGVPLKPDIMGMVAGHLYYFLTVLHPLSGGKFTLKTPLWVHKLVAFWGQGIQVNSPVERNPQAGVAFRGRSFRLNGSTRTSTPVQPQTSSGTTTTTQQADGVAFRGTGRRLNDP, translated from the exons ATGTCTACGCCTGGGGA ATACTATCGATCTCTACCGCCGGTGAGCAAGACGTATGGAGTCGGATGTTTTATGTTTGCAGCTGCCTTGTACTTCCAACTTTATAATCCTTGGAACATAGCCCTTGATTATGGCCTTGTCATAAAACGTTTCCAG GTTTGGAGGCTTGTTACCAATTTCTTCTTCCTCGGACCCTTTTCCTTCCCGTTTGCTTGCGATCTTATAATGAT AGCAAGATATGGTGTTGCATTGGAGAGAGGACCGTTTGACAAGAGAACGGCAGACTTTTTGTGGATGCTTATGTTTGGAGCTCTCTCACTTTTG GCTATGGCTGCAGTTCCATATTTATGGTCTCCGTTTATGGGAACTTCTGTGGTTTTCATGATCGTCTATGTATGgtctcgtgagttcccaaattCACGTGTCAACATAGCTGGTGTTGTGTCCTTTAAG GGGTTCTATCTTCCCTACGTACTGCTGACTCTGGATTTGATGTTTGGAGTTCCTTTGAAGCCAGATATTATGGGGATGGTTGCAGGTCATCTCTATTACTTTTTAACTGTGCTTCATCCTCTTTCTGGTGGAAAATTCACTCTCAAGACTCCTCTCTGGGT ACACAAATTAGTAGCCTTCTGGGGTCAGGGAATCCAAGTCAATTCCCCAGTGGAGCGCAATCCACAAGCCGGAGTTGCATTCCGAGGAAGAAGCTTTCGACTCAACGGGAGTACTAGAACAAGCACCCCAGTGCAGCCACAAACAAGCAGCGGGACTACTACCACCACACAGCAGGCTGATGGAGTTGCTTTCCGTGGGACAGGCAGGCGCCTCAACGATCCTTAG
- the LOC126630657 gene encoding copper transporter 2-like, with translation MDDMPNMSPPPKGDLTNTTYGTMMMSSSLTWGKDVIILFPKWPNNNLSMYVLALFLIFLLAVAVEVLSVLPKHRPAAKPYLSLLGQTGVHSFRTGLAYLVMLSVMSFNIGILIAAVAGHALGFFIVKVRDHGQHPDSPEPKV, from the coding sequence atggacGACATGCCAAATATGTCTCCTCCGCCCAAGGGCGACCTGACGAACACAACTTATGGTACCATGATGATGAGCAGCAGCCTCACATGGGGCAAAGATGTCATCATCCTCTTCCCCAAGTGGCCTAACAACAACCTCAGCATGTACGTCTTGGCTCTCTTCTTGATCTTCCTCCTCGCTGTCGCCGTCGAGGTATTGTCCGTTTTGCCCAAACACAGACCGGCAGCCAAACCCTACCTATCCCTCCTCGGTCAGACCGGCGTCCACAGCTTTCGTACCGGTTTGGCTTATCTGGTCATGCTCTCTGTCATGTCATTCAATATCGGAATCCTCATCGCCGCCGTGGCCGGCCATGCGCTAGGTTTCTTCATCGTTAAGGTTCGTGATCATGGCCAACACCCCGACTCGCCCGAGCCCAAAGTTTGA